In one window of Nicotiana tabacum cultivar K326 chromosome 12, ASM71507v2, whole genome shotgun sequence DNA:
- the LOC107817144 gene encoding uncharacterized protein LOC107817144 translates to MEHHTTTSRAEAERLLGVAEKLLREKDFGPCKDFALLAQETEPLLEGPDQILAIAEVLLASSKRINNHHDWYSILQIQSRTDDSELIKKQYRRLALLLHPDKNKYPSSDSAFGLVADAWAVLSDPTKKGLYDNELSLFSRVNLVPTRGRPKSYNKQQKRGDEKLPVRRSSRASGGSGGSNSGQNPNSNPNPVNFQNRVPVQPLQPKTAATPVSGGMRGQSVVNLWTACPYCYNLYEYPRVYEGCCLRCEKCNRAFTATAILSMPPLVPGREAYYCIWGFFPMGFVKGDLENGKSPAAAAGAGFPSWMPPMFSSEGNVNVANQTAPPIPVPAPAPAPAPVQAQAQAQAQTQAPPSAPRTMSASTGAKKRGRPRKYT, encoded by the coding sequence atggaacATCATACGACTACAAGCAGAGCTGAAGCAGAAAGATTACTAGGCGTTGCAGAAAAACTCCTCCGCGAAAAAGACTTCGGACCTTGTAAAGATTTTGCCCTTTTAGCACAAGAAACTGAGCCTTTATTAGAAGGTCCAGATCAGATCTTAGCCATTGCTGAAGTTCTTTTAGCTTCTTCAAAACGAATCAACAATCACCACGATTGGTACTCTATTCTTCAAATCCAAAGCCGAACTGATGATTCTGAGCTAATTAAGAAACAGTATCGTCGTTTAGCTCTTCTTCTTCACCCTGATAAGAATAAATACCCTTCTTCTGATTCTGCTTTTGGTCTTGTTGCTGATGCCTGGGCTGTTCTTTCGGATCCTACTAAAAAAGGTCTTTATGATAATGAGCTTTCCCTTTTTAGTAGGGTTAATTTGGTTCCAACAAGAGGACGGCCTAAGAGTTATAATAAACAGCAAAAAAGAGGAGATGAGAAATTGCCTGTGAGAAGAAGCAGTAGGGCTAGTGGGGGTAGTGGTGGGAGTAATTCGGGTCAGAACCCGAATTCGAACCCGAATCCGGTGAATTTTCAGAATAGGGTTCCTGTTCAGCCTCTGCAGCCGAAGACGGCGGCGACACCGGTGAGTGGTGGGATGAGGGGGCAAAGTGTGGTCAATTTATGGACGGCGTGTCCTTACTGTTACAACTTGTATGAGTATCCTAGGGTTTATGAAGGGTGTTGTTTAAGGTGTGAGAAGTGTAATAGGGCATTTACTGCAACTGCGATTTTGTCAATGCCGCCTTTGGTTCCTGGGAGAGAAGCTTATTATTGCATTTGGGGTTTTTTCCCAATGGGGTTTGTGAAGGGGGATTTGGAAAATGGGAAAAGTCCTGCTGCTGCTGCTGGTGCAGGATTTCCTAGTTGGATGCCACCTATGTTTTCATCCGAGGGAAATGTGAATGTTGCAAATCAAACTGCTCCTCCAATTCCGGTTCCAGCTCCAGCTCCAGCTCCAGCGCCAGTTCAGGCTCAAGCTCAGGCTCAAGCTCAGACTCAGGCTCCACCTTCGGCTCCAAGAACGATGTCAGCGTCAACGGGAGCTAAGAAAAGAGGTAGGCCTAGGAAGTATACCTAA